One segment of Hugenholtzia roseola DSM 9546 DNA contains the following:
- a CDS encoding DUF3098 domain-containing protein: MKDTNTKSPISDAQTEEKLPFALEKENYILMIVGVVLILGGFLLMASESAPHGFGFIGLTLSPLVVFSGFMLEIYAIFHKPKSK; this comes from the coding sequence ATGAAAGATACCAACACCAAATCGCCCATTTCCGACGCACAGACAGAGGAAAAATTGCCTTTTGCCCTCGAAAAGGAAAACTATATCTTGATGATAGTGGGCGTTGTCCTGATTTTGGGCGGCTTCCTGCTAATGGCTTCCGAAAGTGCGCCACATGGCTTCGGCTTTATTGGGCTAACGCTAAGTCCGCTTGTTGTCTTTTCAGGTTTTATGCTTGAAATTTATGCGATTTTTCACAAACCAAAATCTAAATAA
- a CDS encoding DUF2911 domain-containing protein, whose protein sequence is MGKRTGIWQSATDARAFVVLIFLIAALPCLLLVETAAQELPRQSALAITKQKVGLTDITLTFGRPNVRGRKGKIWGKLIPYDQLWRAGANECTTIEASTDIIFGGKKLPAGRYSFFVVPRKKGTWTVILNTDTQLWGTEGYDNKKDTLRIEVKPEKTHFIETLVFFFDAISTDEASLILGWESKRIVIPIQVDTVKYALKNIEKAIEERPEDWQVYVRSADYLRAYDPEKALEWANQAIRLHAEHFWAYWIKAEILALNRDYAAAVENAQKALFWGLKEAGEQFPYRQKIESQIEVWETF, encoded by the coding sequence ATGGGTAAGCGAACAGGAATTTGGCAATCTGCCACTGATGCAAGGGCTTTTGTGGTGCTTATCTTCCTGATAGCGGCTCTGCCCTGCCTGCTTCTTGTAGAAACGGCAGCACAAGAGTTGCCACGCCAAAGCGCATTGGCTATCACAAAGCAAAAAGTAGGGCTTACCGACATCACCCTGACCTTCGGACGACCCAACGTGCGCGGACGAAAGGGCAAAATTTGGGGCAAACTCATTCCTTACGACCAACTCTGGCGGGCAGGCGCAAACGAATGTACGACTATTGAAGCCTCGACCGACATCATCTTCGGCGGAAAAAAGCTCCCTGCGGGCAGATATTCCTTTTTTGTCGTGCCACGAAAGAAGGGGACTTGGACAGTCATTCTCAATACCGACACCCAACTTTGGGGAACAGAAGGGTATGACAATAAAAAAGATACCCTTCGCATAGAAGTAAAGCCCGAAAAGACCCATTTTATAGAAACCCTCGTTTTTTTCTTTGATGCCATCAGCACCGACGAAGCCTCCCTTATTTTGGGTTGGGAAAGCAAACGGATTGTCATACCCATTCAGGTAGATACGGTAAAATACGCACTTAAAAACATAGAAAAAGCCATCGAGGAACGCCCAGAAGATTGGCAGGTCTATGTGCGAAGTGCCGACTACCTTCGCGCCTACGACCCCGAAAAAGCCTTAGAATGGGCAAACCAAGCCATTCGCCTGCATGCCGAACATTTTTGGGCTTATTGGATTAAGGCAGAGATATTGGCTTTGAATCGCGACTATGCCGCCGCCGTAGAAAATGCCCAAAAAGCCTTATTTTGGGGTCTGAAAGAAGCAGGTGAGCAGTTTCCCTATCGCCAAAAGATAGAAAGTCAGATAGAAGTATGGGAAACTTTTTGA
- a CDS encoding YebC/PmpR family DNA-binding transcriptional regulator — protein sequence MGRAFEYRKARKFKRWDAMSRTFTKIGREIAMAVKEGGADPESNTRLRTAMQNARGANMPKDRVESAIKRAVSREDGDFEEIVYEGYGPFGVPIVVECTTNNANRTVAMVRMHLTRAGGSLGKTGSLDFLFQRKGVFQIAADKIPNLDEVELDLIDAGASDIEKIEDDIYIYTEFEQFGAMQKALERLGIETVKANVQRIPNTTQELSGEQEEAIMNLIEKFEDEDDVQAVYHNLA from the coding sequence ATGGGAAGAGCATTTGAATATCGCAAAGCACGCAAGTTTAAGCGTTGGGACGCTATGTCGCGTACCTTTACCAAGATTGGTAGAGAAATCGCCATGGCGGTCAAAGAAGGAGGCGCAGACCCTGAAAGCAATACGCGCCTACGAACCGCTATGCAAAACGCACGCGGCGCAAATATGCCCAAAGACCGCGTAGAATCAGCCATCAAACGCGCTGTTTCACGCGAAGACGGCGATTTTGAGGAAATTGTCTATGAGGGCTACGGTCCTTTTGGCGTGCCGATTGTGGTAGAATGTACGACAAACAATGCCAATCGCACCGTCGCGATGGTACGCATGCACCTCACACGTGCAGGTGGCTCTTTGGGAAAGACTGGCTCCTTAGATTTTCTTTTTCAAAGAAAGGGCGTGTTCCAAATTGCTGCCGATAAAATTCCAAATTTAGACGAGGTAGAACTCGACCTAATAGATGCAGGCGCAAGCGACATCGAAAAAATTGAAGACGACATCTATATCTACACTGAATTTGAGCAATTTGGTGCTATGCAAAAAGCCCTTGAACGATTGGGCATCGAAACGGTAAAAGCCAACGTACAGCGCATACCCAATACCACACAAGAATTGAGTGGCGAGCAGGAAGAGGCTATCATGAACCTCATAGAAAAATTTGAAGACGAAGACGACGTACAAGCCGTTTATCACAACTTGGCGTAG
- a CDS encoding energy transducer TonB encodes MFFLTLLAFSLLATAFFWISAAISLALTDRKSSFYWGYLWDRYENFLNRNLYKVLIGSLLLSVGLTAAYFSRDAAAFFNFTEPYHLQRPTCVEPIAGSVAIETSAMPQGGWVNYHHFITTALKDSPYYSHFKGSEQAYVEFSVLADGTCSEPQIIGGSGNATFDKEALRVVALQPFWIPARGEGQHTEQRVTVVVDLR; translated from the coding sequence ATGTTTTTCCTTACTTTATTGGCTTTTAGCCTGCTGGCAACTGCTTTTTTTTGGATAAGTGCCGCCATTAGTTTGGCACTAACGGATAGAAAGTCCTCCTTTTATTGGGGCTACCTTTGGGATAGGTATGAAAATTTTTTAAATAGAAATTTATATAAAGTATTGATAGGCAGCCTTCTTCTAAGTGTAGGGCTTACCGCTGCTTATTTTTCGAGAGATGCTGCGGCGTTTTTTAATTTTACAGAGCCTTATCACCTGCAAAGACCTACTTGTGTAGAACCCATAGCAGGTAGTGTGGCGATAGAAACTTCGGCAATGCCACAGGGCGGTTGGGTCAATTACCACCATTTTATTACAACGGCGTTGAAAGATTCGCCCTACTATTCGCACTTCAAGGGCAGCGAGCAAGCCTATGTAGAGTTTAGCGTTTTAGCTGATGGCACTTGCAGCGAACCTCAAATTATTGGAGGTAGTGGAAATGCGACATTTGACAAGGAGGCTTTGCGCGTAGTGGCTTTGCAGCCTTTCTGGATACCTGCGCGAGGCGAGGGGCAGCACACCGAGCAAAGGGTGACGGTAGTGGTCGATTTGAGATAA